One genomic segment of Hymenobacter psoromatis includes these proteins:
- a CDS encoding non-ribosomal peptide synthetase: MDATPVADDFDPFAGPAISHLIPLTEPQVEIWTACQLAGDDASRAYNESVTLRLTGDLDRPALTQAVQAVVARHEALRLAFSTEGAYGYVVEELILEIDYQDFTADPDPTGRVAAYGAQEAQHVFDLGQGPLVKAALLRVGPAEHHFVLTAHHLVCDGWSTGIVLQELGTLYSAFSQGRVPLLPPAETYADYANQLQQASQQPDYQRAEQYWGAQFADSVPALTLPTDQARPAQRTYRAARADFGLEPALVADLKQLGQRAGCTFVTTLLVAFEALLYQLSGQSDIVVGLPTAGQPAAGRPQLVGHCVNLLPLRSQPRPELPFTEYLRQRKSAILDAYEHQQLTFGSLLRQLRLPRDPSRVPLVPVVFNLDLGLLNDVAFAGLACSLRTNPRAYEAFELFVNASGTEQDLTLEWSYNTALFSPATIARFMATFTALLVRIVARPDTSLGELATTPGELDPAYQALNATDQPYPSTRLLGELLAEQAARTPTAPALEFEGQVLTFEELHHQALRLAGYLRQQGVQPGDVVALALNRSPALLIALLACVHCGAPYLPLDPAYPAERLAYLLDDSQARLVLASAALPCASAAPVRLLAEAQLVAEALPAEAPALDLPSSAPLYVLYTSGSTGQPKGVEVSHRNVVNFLCAMQLAPGLTSADRLLAVTTISFDIAGLELLLPLLCGATVVLAPTEVVRDGRLLLDLLRQGRITTLQTTPSCWQMLLNAGWEEPLPQLTALSGGEALPPALAERLLARCGALWNLYGPTETTIWSAVQRVRPGAAITIGQPIANTQIYLLDAQRRLVAPGEVGELCIAGEGVALGYLRRPALTAERFGPDPFAAAPGGRLYRTGDLGQLLPSGEVQCLGRLDQQVKVRGHRIELGEIEHALLSLPHVREAVVTALAGVEAGDERLVAHLVLAPDAPAEPAAARAARWQAALARQLPAALVPSEFWCLPELPRTLNGKTDRAALAAGSPAAASAALPPLPGPAPAAGDYVGPRTAIEQLVATIWQDCLPGSGPVGVHDDFFAVGGHSLAAVQVMVRLEKATGQRLPLAALLEHPTIARLAVRLEPGAQLPTWRSLVPLKPSGSRPPLYIVHGAGLHVFQFNKLAKYLAHDQPVYGLQAKGIDGVEAPLATTEEMAAHYVADVLAHDPTGPYALAGYSYGGIIAFEMARQLLAAGRQVAFLGMLDTYAHQHSPLAHGWRWLFFRAKNLTYRSWLLLRLPRLVLRYYSPNLLSGLLARFHGAAQEAYRLVPLPLHVHLFRNLEQTYHMEDEKFLGWRAFAADVTVHDIPGTHYSLFDLPHAQGCAQVIQRALDEAMRAG, from the coding sequence GTGGACGCCACGCCCGTAGCGGATGATTTTGACCCCTTTGCGGGGCCGGCTATCTCGCATTTAATTCCGCTGACCGAGCCGCAAGTCGAAATCTGGACCGCCTGCCAGCTGGCCGGCGACGACGCCAGCCGGGCCTACAACGAGTCGGTGACGCTACGCCTGACTGGCGACCTCGACCGACCCGCCCTGACGCAGGCGGTGCAGGCGGTAGTGGCCCGGCACGAGGCCCTGCGCCTGGCTTTCAGCACCGAAGGCGCATACGGCTACGTAGTGGAGGAACTGATTCTGGAAATTGATTACCAAGATTTTACTGCCGACCCCGACCCGACCGGGCGGGTAGCAGCCTACGGGGCGCAGGAAGCCCAGCACGTGTTCGACCTGGGGCAGGGGCCGCTGGTGAAGGCCGCCCTGCTGCGCGTGGGCCCCGCCGAGCACCACTTCGTGCTTACCGCCCATCACCTGGTTTGTGATGGCTGGTCTACCGGCATCGTACTGCAAGAGTTGGGGACCTTGTATTCTGCTTTTAGCCAAGGCCGCGTCCCGCTCCTACCCCCCGCCGAAACTTACGCCGACTATGCTAACCAGCTTCAGCAGGCCAGCCAGCAGCCCGACTACCAGCGCGCCGAGCAGTACTGGGGGGCGCAATTCGCGGACTCGGTACCGGCCCTGACGCTACCCACCGACCAAGCCCGGCCTGCGCAACGCACGTACCGCGCCGCCCGCGCCGACTTCGGCCTGGAGCCCGCCCTGGTGGCCGACCTCAAGCAGCTGGGCCAGCGGGCGGGCTGCACCTTCGTCACGACGCTGCTCGTGGCGTTTGAGGCGCTGCTGTATCAGCTGAGCGGCCAGTCGGATATTGTGGTGGGCCTGCCCACGGCCGGGCAGCCGGCGGCGGGCCGGCCGCAGTTGGTGGGGCACTGCGTGAATCTGCTACCGCTGCGCAGCCAGCCCCGACCCGAGCTACCCTTTACGGAGTATCTGCGCCAGCGCAAGTCGGCCATTCTGGATGCGTATGAGCACCAGCAGCTGACCTTCGGCAGTCTGCTCAGGCAGCTGCGCCTACCCCGCGACCCGAGTCGGGTACCACTGGTACCCGTCGTCTTCAACCTCGACCTGGGCTTGCTGAATGACGTGGCCTTTGCCGGTCTGGCGTGCTCGCTGCGCACCAACCCGCGGGCCTACGAGGCGTTTGAGCTGTTCGTGAACGCCAGCGGCACGGAGCAAGATTTGACCTTGGAGTGGTCGTATAACACGGCCCTGTTCAGCCCCGCTACCATCGCGCGCTTCATGGCCACTTTCACGGCTTTGCTGGTGCGCATCGTGGCGCGGCCCGATACCAGCCTGGGCGAGCTGGCTACCACCCCCGGCGAGCTAGACCCGGCTTACCAGGCCCTCAACGCTACTGACCAGCCCTACCCCAGCACCCGGCTGCTGGGCGAGCTGCTGGCCGAGCAGGCCGCCCGCACTCCCACCGCCCCGGCGCTGGAGTTTGAGGGGCAGGTGCTGACTTTTGAGGAGCTGCACCACCAGGCGCTGCGCTTGGCCGGCTACCTACGGCAGCAGGGCGTGCAGCCCGGCGATGTGGTGGCGCTGGCCCTCAACCGCTCGCCTGCATTGCTGATAGCCTTGCTGGCCTGCGTGCACTGCGGCGCGCCCTACCTCCCCCTTGACCCCGCCTACCCTGCCGAGCGCCTGGCCTACCTGCTGGATGACTCGCAGGCCCGGCTGGTACTGGCCAGCGCCGCGCTGCCCTGCGCCAGCGCTGCTCCGGTGCGGCTGCTGGCCGAGGCTCAGCTAGTTGCCGAAGCCCTGCCGGCCGAAGCGCCGGCGCTGGACCTGCCCAGCAGCGCGCCACTCTACGTGCTCTACACGTCGGGCTCGACGGGCCAGCCCAAGGGCGTGGAAGTGAGCCACCGCAACGTGGTGAACTTCCTGTGCGCCATGCAGCTGGCCCCCGGCCTGACGAGCGCCGACCGGCTGCTGGCTGTGACCACCATCTCGTTCGACATCGCGGGGCTGGAGCTACTGCTGCCACTGCTGTGCGGGGCTACCGTAGTGCTGGCTCCGACCGAAGTTGTGCGCGACGGTCGTCTATTGCTGGACTTGCTGCGCCAGGGGCGCATCACGACCCTGCAAACCACGCCCTCGTGCTGGCAGATGCTGCTCAACGCGGGCTGGGAGGAGCCCCTACCCCAGCTCACGGCCCTCAGCGGGGGCGAGGCGCTGCCGCCCGCGCTGGCCGAGCGCCTGCTGGCCCGCTGCGGGGCGCTCTGGAACCTCTACGGCCCCACCGAAACCACCATCTGGTCGGCGGTGCAGCGTGTGCGGCCGGGCGCGGCCATCACCATTGGCCAGCCCATTGCTAATACGCAAATTTATCTACTCGATGCCCAGCGGCGCCTGGTGGCCCCCGGCGAGGTGGGCGAGCTGTGCATTGCGGGCGAGGGCGTGGCGCTGGGCTACCTGCGCCGCCCGGCCCTTACGGCTGAGCGCTTCGGCCCCGACCCGTTCGCAGCTGCGCCCGGCGGGCGGCTCTACCGCACCGGCGACCTCGGCCAGTTGCTGCCCTCGGGCGAAGTGCAGTGCCTGGGCCGCCTCGACCAGCAGGTGAAAGTGCGGGGCCACCGCATTGAGCTGGGGGAGATAGAACACGCTTTGCTGAGCCTGCCCCACGTGCGCGAGGCCGTGGTAACGGCCCTGGCCGGAGTTGAAGCCGGCGACGAGCGCCTGGTCGCCCACCTGGTGCTGGCCCCCGATGCCCCGGCCGAGCCAGCGGCCGCCCGCGCCGCCCGCTGGCAGGCCGCGCTGGCCCGCCAGCTGCCCGCCGCTCTGGTACCCAGCGAGTTCTGGTGCCTACCCGAACTACCTCGTACCCTCAATGGCAAAACCGACCGCGCGGCGCTGGCGGCGGGCAGTCCGGCCGCCGCCAGCGCCGCCCTACCCCCGCTCCCCGGCCCGGCCCCGGCGGCCGGCGACTACGTTGGCCCGCGCACGGCCATCGAGCAGCTGGTGGCTACCATCTGGCAGGACTGCCTGCCCGGCAGCGGCCCCGTGGGGGTTCACGATGATTTTTTTGCCGTGGGTGGGCATTCGCTGGCTGCCGTGCAGGTGATGGTGCGCCTGGAAAAAGCCACCGGCCAGCGCCTACCCCTGGCCGCCCTCCTGGAGCACCCCACCATCGCCCGGCTGGCCGTGCGGCTGGAGCCGGGGGCACAACTCCCCACCTGGCGGTCGCTGGTGCCCCTCAAGCCCAGCGGCTCGCGGCCGCCACTCTACATCGTGCATGGGGCCGGGCTCCACGTCTTTCAATTCAATAAATTAGCGAAATACCTGGCCCACGACCAGCCCGTGTACGGCTTGCAGGCGAAGGGAATTGATGGGGTAGAAGCCCCCCTGGCCACCACCGAGGAAATGGCGGCGCACTACGTGGCCGACGTGCTGGCTCACGACCCCACCGGCCCCTACGCGCTGGCAGGCTACTCCTACGGCGGCATTATTGCCTTCGAGATGGCCCGGCAGCTGCTCGCCGCCGGCCGCCAGGTAGCCTTTCTGGGGATGCTGGATACGTATGCCCACCAGCATTCGCCGCTGGCCCACGGCTGGCGGTGGCTGTTTTTTCGGGCTAAAAACCTGACTTACCGGAGTTGGCTGCTGCTACGCCTCCCGCGGCTGGTGCTACGCTACTACAGCCCCAATTTGCTGAGCGGGCTGCTGGCCCGCTTTCACGGCGCGGCCCAGGAGGCGTATCGCCTCGTGCCGCTGCCCCTGCACGTGCACCTGTTTCGTAACCTGGAGCAGACCTATCACATGGAGGATGAGAAGTTTCTGGGCTGGCGCGCCTTCGCGGCCGACGTGACGGTGCACGACATTCCCGGCACGCACTATTCCCTTTTTGACCTGCCTCACGCCCAAGGCTGCGCCCAAGTTATTCAGCGGGCCCTGGACGAAGCGATGCGGGCCGGCTAG
- a CDS encoding exonuclease domain-containing protein — MYAIIDLETTGGQPANDRITELAIFVHDGQRVVDSYTTLVNPGRAIPPFITQLTGITNDMVADAPRFHEVARKVVELTEGCVFVAHNVRFDYSFLKKEFADLGYNYSRKTLCTVRLSRSLIPGQPSYSLGKLCQSIGIPLEGRHRAAGDAEATAVLFDRLLKITQASDAAEASAADALARVDALAPAGRSASAEKKPSPRRVAAMAQAIKTALLPPLITPEQVAALPQETGVYYFHNEAGEVIYVGKSINIYKRIQQHFAVDVKSRKSLDFKNSIADITWELTGSELVALLYESHLIKQLKPAYNRAQRRSVFPAGIYLKTNEDGYKCLYYGRADARNSEIPIIALGNQYKAQGFLYHKVAKYNLCQKLCGLYKTQGACFDYQVHRCQGACLGLEPPASYNQRVDDAIDSITYEHESFVVIGAGRRAGERSLVVVENGRYVGFGYVDETFTARKLHDFREAVRPYADNKDVQQIIRLHLRKKHKGEQVKVFG, encoded by the coding sequence TTGTACGCCATTATTGACCTTGAGACTACTGGCGGCCAGCCCGCCAACGACCGCATCACGGAGCTGGCCATTTTTGTGCATGATGGCCAGCGGGTGGTTGATTCCTACACCACGCTCGTGAATCCGGGCCGCGCCATTCCGCCCTTCATTACCCAGCTCACGGGCATCACCAACGACATGGTGGCCGATGCGCCGCGCTTCCACGAGGTGGCGCGCAAGGTGGTGGAACTGACGGAGGGCTGCGTATTTGTGGCTCATAACGTGCGGTTTGACTATTCTTTTTTAAAAAAAGAGTTTGCTGACCTGGGCTATAATTATTCGCGCAAAACGCTGTGTACCGTGCGGCTCTCGCGCTCGCTCATTCCGGGCCAGCCGAGCTACAGCCTGGGCAAATTGTGCCAGAGCATCGGCATTCCGCTGGAGGGTAGGCACCGCGCTGCCGGCGACGCCGAGGCCACGGCCGTGCTCTTCGACCGCCTGCTGAAAATCACCCAGGCCAGCGATGCCGCCGAAGCCAGCGCCGCCGACGCCCTGGCCCGCGTGGATGCCCTGGCCCCCGCTGGCCGCAGCGCCAGCGCCGAGAAAAAACCCAGTCCGCGCCGGGTGGCGGCGATGGCGCAGGCCATCAAAACGGCCCTCCTACCCCCCCTCATCACGCCCGAGCAGGTGGCTGCCCTACCCCAGGAAACGGGCGTGTACTACTTCCACAACGAGGCCGGCGAGGTGATTTACGTGGGCAAGAGCATCAACATCTACAAGCGCATTCAGCAGCACTTTGCGGTGGATGTGAAGTCGCGCAAGAGCCTGGATTTCAAGAACTCCATTGCCGATATTACCTGGGAGCTGACGGGCTCCGAGCTGGTGGCGCTGCTCTACGAGTCGCACCTCATCAAGCAGTTGAAGCCAGCCTATAACCGGGCGCAGCGGCGAAGCGTGTTTCCGGCCGGCATCTACCTCAAAACCAACGAGGACGGCTATAAATGTCTGTACTACGGCCGCGCCGATGCGCGCAATTCCGAGATTCCCATTATCGCGCTCGGCAACCAGTACAAGGCGCAGGGCTTTCTGTATCATAAGGTTGCGAAGTATAACCTGTGCCAGAAGCTATGTGGCCTATATAAGACACAGGGCGCGTGCTTCGACTACCAGGTGCATCGCTGCCAGGGTGCCTGCCTGGGCCTGGAGCCGCCCGCGAGCTACAACCAGCGCGTAGACGATGCCATAGACAGTATCACCTATGAGCACGAGTCGTTTGTAGTCATTGGGGCGGGCCGGCGGGCCGGCGAGCGCTCGCTGGTAGTGGTCGAGAATGGCCGTTACGTAGGCTTCGGCTACGTGGACGAGACCTTTACGGCCCGTAAGCTGCACGACTTCCGCGAGGCCGTGCGGCCCTACGCCGATAACAAGGACGTGCAGCAGATTATTCGTCTGCACCTGCGCAAAAAGCACAAGGGCGAGCAGGTGAAGGTGTTTGGGTAG